The genomic window GGTTATGCGTGAACGCTTTGAAAAATCCGCAATACGGCTCTTAAGGAATATCTTCAGGACAGGCCTCTTTGAGAACCCATACCTTGATATAGAAAAGACAAAGGCCACAGTGGGTAACCCTGAATTCATGAAGAGAGGATATGAGGCACAGGTTAAATCTATAGTCATGGTGAAAAACAGGAATAGTGTCCTTCCAATAAAAAAAGAAAACACCGTGTATATACCCAAAAGGTATTTCCCTGAGACGACAAATTTCTGGGGACAGAAGACCGCTGCGAGGTGGGGTTACCCTGTCAATATGGAGACTGCAAAAAAATATTTTAATGTAACCGAAAACCCTGATGAGGCAGATGCAGCTGTTGTAATGATCAACAGCCCTGACAATGGCCCTACACAGGGTTACAGCAAAGAGGATAAAGAAAAGGGCGGGAACGGCTTTGTGCCTGTAAGCCTGCAATACGGGGAATATACTGCATTAGAGGCGCGGGAAACAAGCATTGCAGGTGACGAGCGTGAAACAGATGTGCTTAACAGGTCGTATAAAGGGAAGAGAGTAATTGTAAACAACAGCAGTGATCTTAAGCTTTTGATGGACACCCGGTCAGCCATGAAGGACAAGCCTGTTATTGTTATTGTAAGGATGTCAAACCCGACTGTTGTCAGGGAATTTGAAAAGGATGTTGATGCACTTATTGTTAACTTTGATGTGCAGGATCAGGCTATACTTGATATCATCTCCGGTAACAGTGAACCGTCAGGGCTTCTGCCTTTTCAGATGCCCGCAAATATGGATACAGTGGAAAAACAGATGGAAGATGTGCCGTTTGATATGGAGGTGCATGTTGATTCAGAAGGCAATAAATATGATTTCGGGTTTGGCATGAACTGGCAGGGTGTTATCAAAGATAACAGGACAGAAAGATATTGCGGGAAGCATGATTAATTCGTAGGGGGACGCAGCAGCGTGCCCAATAGAAAACTGTGCTGCCATTCGGGCACGCTGCTGCGTAACTACAATATAAATACTAATCTCTCGTGAACTGTTGTGCAGCAGGGTGTTTTAAGATATATGGTACGCCGATCCCAAACAATACATTAATGATTCGTGCCAGAAGCCAGAATGTCCCCAGTGGAAGGAGAATGACCTGCATGATAAACACCGCCACATACAGGTAAGAGAGCCTGAGGAGGTTCGCAACCATGCTCCCCATATTGTTAATCATTGTCTTAAGCGCAGCGCCCATATCAGAGGTTTTCCTGCCAACAAAATCAAAACCATTTTTTATGGTTCCAATAACCCCATCAATCTCCGGCATGCTCATATCCTTAAGCCTCTCCATCTCCGGAGACATTATTGTAAGCTCATCCCTTGCCTTTATGATCTGTGGAGAAAAATAACTTTCATTCAGATACAAATTAATGATGGAAGAGGCTGGCAGGCAAAGACGGGCAACTGCGAGTAGAATAATAGATTTAAGCAGTATTCCTTTTATTGCCGAAGCCCTTTCCCCTTTAAAAAAGGAGGTCACGACAAATATGATTATTATAAAACCTGCAATGGGAGGCATAAAGGCGACGCACAACTCATATGCAATTTTTTGGATACCCAGTGATACTATTGCTGTTATGAGGATATCAGAAGCCCTTTCTGTCAAGTCGTCTAATGGATCGAGCACCTGCCCTGCAGCCAGTGAGACACCTAAACCCGCCGGTTCTATCTGGATTTGCGATTCCTTTATAACAGATACAGATGCATTAACCACCCTGCAGACGCCATAGGCCAGGCCGGCCTTTGCCATGGATTCAGAAAAGTAGGTGTCAGTGGTTTTATCCAGATATGGCAGTTTAAACCCTGGCAGTATTAATAAAACAAATGCTGCAACAATAAGGAGTATTGATTTGATGATGGCTGGATATCTTTTCATTTTTTATCCTCATCCCTGTACTGCTCACCCCTGTACCAGAGCCACAGTAAGAGAATTTATCTTCTGCCGTGCATCATTAAAAATTCCTGACAGGTTAAGTGAATGGTTTGCAAAGATACTGTCAGGGTCACCATTAAAGACGATCATGGGTTCAAAATTGCACCTTCCAAGGTCTTCAATAATCCTGTCTACCATCGCGATACAGTTTTTATCCTGAAGCACAGAATAAAAATCCTTTTTAATCGCCTTGAAAGAGAGGTGCAGTGAATATGCGATCCCCTGGGCATAGTAAAAGTTGTTATCAACCTCATACCATGGAACCACTATGTTTGTTGTGTCTTCACTTGTAACATCTTTATCATAATTTGATGCAGGTTTAACAGCACGGGATGGCCTGGCCGCGCTGACCAGTTTTGTGTTTACCCCTCCCATAAGTGAGAGATACTGGTCCAGCAGCTGAACCAGGTTATCGGCCCTTGGAAAAAATGTTGATTGGCCTGATATTAGATTTTCATAATACATCCCCAGACTTTTGTAACCCTCTTCCCACTTGCTCTCCGAAGATGGAAACATCCATTTGTACGGGTCGTTTGAAAATGAGGTGAAAGCCTTCTCAGCGTATGGGTCAAGCTTGTCTGTTGTTCGCATGCGGGTAAGGTTATCCCTTAAAACCCTTGTGTTGTAACGTACCACCTCAAGCATTCCAAGCTGGAAATTGGGCATGTTATCCAGAAATATGGTTGGCCAGAAAATATCATTGGGAAGCCATCTACCCTTCATCTCTTTAACA from Desulfatiglans sp. includes these protein-coding regions:
- a CDS encoding DUF2333 family protein, translating into MSSKMSFPALFGEKKNKTICIIILIVLLLLIFILFVMFRNSLKPDPVELTDIPGGKKGAYFVKANQSLVKEMKGRWLPNDIFWPTIFLDNMPNFQLGMLEVVRYNTRVLRDNLTRMRTTDKLDPYAEKAFTSFSNDPYKWMFPSSESKWEEGYKSLGMYYENLISGQSTFFPRADNLVQLLDQYLSLMGGVNTKLVSAARPSRAVKPASNYDKDVTSEDTTNIVVPWYEVDNNFYYAQGIAYSLHLSFKAIKKDFYSVLQDKNCIAMVDRIIEDLGRCNFEPMIVFNGDPDSIFANHSLNLSGIFNDARQKINSLTVALVQG